The proteins below come from a single Mya arenaria isolate MELC-2E11 chromosome 6, ASM2691426v1 genomic window:
- the LOC128238382 gene encoding superoxide dismutase [Cu-Zn]-like isoform X2, translated as MFQWISTLTLLMLFICHWIDCQKTVNLNDICKDKYAVCHINPPADGSSNITGKIMLHQKARGNCKYDFLNVQVNIYNVPENDGTDMHGFHVHEYGDMERGCSSMGGHYNPNNAPHGGPWNPPRSRHVGDFGNVKQLSLTGNIETRIVDYLAKLNGPDSIMGRGMVLHAKKDDLGRGEGPDSRKTGNAGHRLACCIITACEPFTLDGYNLYR; from the exons atgtttcaatggATTTCAACGTTAACTTTATTGATGCTGTTTATTTGTCATTGGATAGACTGTCAGAAAACGGTGAATCTTAACGACATTTGTAAAG acAAGTATGCAGTATGTCACATCAACCCGCCTGCAGACGGTTCGAGCAACATCACTGGCAAAATCATGCTTCATCAGAAGGCC CGGGGAAACTGCAAGTATGACTTCCTCAACGTTCAAGTGAACATTTACAACGTGCCTGAGAACGACGGCACGGATATGCACGGTTTTCACGTGCATGAGTACGGGGACATGGAGAGGGGCTGCAGCTCAATGGGAGGTCACTACAACCCAAACAACGCACCACATGGTGGCCCATGGAACCCACCCCG CTCCCGTCACGTGGGCGACTTTGGGAACGTAAAACAGCTGAGCTTGACTGGCAACATCGAGACTCGCATTGTGGACTACCTTGCCAAGCTTAACGGACCTGACAGTATCATGGGCAGAGGCATGGTG CTACATGCGAAGAAGGACGACCTTGGCCGGGGAGAGGGACCCGACAGCCGGAAGACCGGAAATGCCGGTCATCGATTGGCCTGCTGCATCATCACCGCCTGTGAACCATTCACTCTCGATGGCTACAACCTGTACCGCTAA
- the LOC128238382 gene encoding superoxide dismutase [Cu-Zn]-like isoform X1: MFQWISTLTLLMLFICHWIDCQKTVNLNDICKDKYAVCHINPPADGSSNITGKIMLHQKAVGQADQRGNCKYDFLNVQVNIYNVPENDGTDMHGFHVHEYGDMERGCSSMGGHYNPNNAPHGGPWNPPRSRHVGDFGNVKQLSLTGNIETRIVDYLAKLNGPDSIMGRGMVLHAKKDDLGRGEGPDSRKTGNAGHRLACCIITACEPFTLDGYNLYR, from the exons atgtttcaatggATTTCAACGTTAACTTTATTGATGCTGTTTATTTGTCATTGGATAGACTGTCAGAAAACGGTGAATCTTAACGACATTTGTAAAG acAAGTATGCAGTATGTCACATCAACCCGCCTGCAGACGGTTCGAGCAACATCACTGGCAAAATCATGCTTCATCAGAAGGCCGTAGGTCAAGCAGATCAA CGGGGAAACTGCAAGTATGACTTCCTCAACGTTCAAGTGAACATTTACAACGTGCCTGAGAACGACGGCACGGATATGCACGGTTTTCACGTGCATGAGTACGGGGACATGGAGAGGGGCTGCAGCTCAATGGGAGGTCACTACAACCCAAACAACGCACCACATGGTGGCCCATGGAACCCACCCCG CTCCCGTCACGTGGGCGACTTTGGGAACGTAAAACAGCTGAGCTTGACTGGCAACATCGAGACTCGCATTGTGGACTACCTTGCCAAGCTTAACGGACCTGACAGTATCATGGGCAGAGGCATGGTG CTACATGCGAAGAAGGACGACCTTGGCCGGGGAGAGGGACCCGACAGCCGGAAGACCGGAAATGCCGGTCATCGATTGGCCTGCTGCATCATCACCGCCTGTGAACCATTCACTCTCGATGGCTACAACCTGTACCGCTAA
- the LOC128238381 gene encoding cytochrome P450 4F6-like → MDLTFNSALITSLLGCVILFCYGAISFYLYVRRVEKAFEGFRTPPYHWLFGSLVKFPKEPEKRLYHYYKICNEYEQDGVVFLWGLFRRPLVVVCTPESMAKICKSNAPKAQGLLSARHLFKQWLGEGLVLANGERWARNRRLLTPAFHFDILKGYTDVFNRAADVLVAKLRGKAAKKERVEMYETLSLCTLEIILKCAFSCDKDIQKSGDPYEETVNRMTPSVFYRIVHPYLLFDFLFRITKVGQQFKKDCDFLHSVAEEIIDKRQKALDEGVKVGVDGKRYVDFLDILLTARDEEGVGLSRLEIRQEVDTFLSGGHETTASTALWVLYSLAGNPDYQLKCQQEVDQVLEGRDSDVIKWSDLPKFEFLTQCIKEAMRLHGPVPIASRDVEVGFELGGRKLPEGTIVQLNIVALHHKESVWGLDHMEFKPERFSPENISKMSPFQFVPFSAGSRNCIGQHFAMNEEKVLLAKMLRNFTFRLDPTHVVKKTYSNVMRPADGMFVYAEERNVRTGEE, encoded by the exons ATGGATTTAACTTTTAATTCAGCATTAATAACATCGTTACTTGGCTgtgtaatattgttttgttatggaGCCATTTCGTTCTATCTCTATGTTCGAAGGGTAGAGAAAGCATTTGAAGGGTTCAGAACACCCCCGTACCACTGGCTTTTCGGATCTTTAGTGAAG TTTCCAAAGGAACCCGAAAAACGGCTTTATCACtattacaaaatatgtaacGAGTACGAGCAGGATGGTGTGGTGTTCCTCTGGGGCCTGTTCCGGAGACCACTCGTCGTCGTCTGCACACCTGAATCCATGGCAAAAATCTGCAAGAGTAACG CTCCAAAAGCCCAGGGCTTATTGAGCGCTCGTCACCTATTCAAACAGTGGTTGGGAGAAGGGCTTGTGCTCGCCAACGGCGAGAGGTGGGCCCGTAACCGCCGTCTCCTCACACCTGCCTTTCACTTTGACATCCTGAAAGGGTACACCGATGTCTTCAACCGCGCAGCCGATGTTCTTGTG GCGAAGCTAAGAGGAAAAGCTGCGAAAAAAGAGCGGGTCGAAATGTATGAAACATTGTCACTGTGTACCCTCGAAATTATTCTGAAATGCGCATTCTCATGCGATAAGGACATCCAGAAATCAGg AGATCCATATGAGGAAACAGTCAACAGAATGACACCTTCTGTTTTCTACAGAATCGT TCATCCTTACTTGCTTTTCGACTTCTTGTTCCGCATCACCAAAGTTGGCCAACAGTTTAAAAAAGACTGCGACTTTCTCCACAGCGTTGCCGAGGAAATCATTGACAAACGACAGAAGGCTCTG GATGAAGGCGTTAAGGTGGGTGTTGATGGTAAGCGGTATGTGGATTTCCTGGACATTCTACTTACGGCCCGGGACGAGGAGGGCGTAGGACTTTCTCGTCTCGAGATTAGACAAGAAGTCGACACATTCTTGTCAGGGG GCCACGAAACGACAGCGTCGACGGCATTGTGGGTCCTGTATTCGTTGGCGGGGAACCCAGATTATCAGCTTAAATGTCAACAGGAAGTTGATCAAGTGCTCGAGGGGAGGGACTCTGACGTCATAAAATG GTCTGACCTGCCAAAGTTTGAGTTCCTGACTCAATGTATCAAGGAGGCCATGCGGCTCCACGGACCGGTTCCTATAGCATCTCGCGATGTTGAAGTGGGCTTTGAGCTTGGAGGTCGAAAACTTCCAGAAGGAACCATAGTACAGCTGAACATCGTGGCGCTCCACCACAAAGAGAGTGTTTGGGGCCTTGACCACATGGAGTTCAAACCGGAAAGATTCTCTCCGGAGAACATCAGCAAGATGTCTCCATTTCAGTTTGTCCCTTTCTCGGCAGGCTCGAG AAACTGCATCGGCCAGCATTTTGCAATGAATGAAGAAAAGGTTCTTTTAGCAAAAATGTTACGAAA TTTTACATTCCGCTTGGACCCAACTCACGTTGTGAAGAAGACTTATTCTAATGTGATGCGACCAGCTGATGGGATGTTTGTGTATGCGGAGGAGCGGAATGTGCGGACCGGTGAGGAGTAA